The Candidatus Nezhaarchaeota archaeon genomic interval TTCATGGCTGTTAAGGCCCTTAACTCGCAGTATGAGGCAGCTAAGGCAACCTCAAAAGCAACCTTCTCATTAACGCTCCACTCAACATATAAGTCGTAGTCCTTGGCTAGTGAGGCTAGCGTTTCAACTATTTCAGTTGATGGAGTTCCAGGATAAGCTGTCGCTACTTGTACTCCACCTTCTATTGCTCCTCGTGCTATTGCCTCATTTCCTAACATTAGCAATACTTCTTGGCTATCATCCATGGCTCAATCCCTTTATTTCTGTGCTTAAGAGACTAGAGAAACGTCTCTTATTAGCCTTTTCAGAAATTACGGTAGGGTTTCAACTATGTCTAGGACCTCGACATTTAGATTGTAACTTCTAGCAGCCTCCTTGAAATTTAGTTCGCAGAATGGGCAGGTAGTTACGAGCCTATTAATGTTGAGCTTTAATAATCGTTTAAGTTTATTAAGTGCTATCTGTCTTGCTAACTCTGGGAAAGCTGACATTAATCCCCCTCCACCACCACAACACATTGATTCCTCCCTATTCTCCTTAAATTCTACAAGCTTCATCCCTGCAAGGTTGGTTATTACGTACCTTGGTTCTTCGTATATGTTGGAGTGTCTACCCAAGTGGCATGGATCATGATAAGCTACCTCTCTACTATTAGAGGTCCTAGGCAGCAATCCTGAGATATGGCTTAAGCCTCTTAAGAAGACGCTCACGTGTTTCACTTTAATCTTACCTAGGTTGTAGTGTTTAGTGATTGTTGAGTAGCAGCCCGCACATGAAACAATGAGTTCCTTTATCTCTGTACGACTGATGAGGTCTTCGATTCTTTGCTTAATATTGTTAAAGTCCCCCATCATGCCTATCCTCTTTGCAACTCCACCGCAACAGCCATAGACAATGGCTATCCTATCTCCCAGCATCATCCTTAATAGTGTTGTAGTTCTCTGCATTATGTGGGGTAGCTTAAAGATTGTTGTGCATCCAGGGAAGTACGCTACTTCGGATTCTGGGTTCTCAACATAGTAGTTGAGTAATGCGGGGTTAGAGTATGGATGTCCCTTACTCCTTAAGTGAATTATGAGCTTCTCGTGGAGGGGGTTTAGTCCAAGTGACTTGACGCTCTCGCTTCTAAGAGCTTCCATTACTTTAATTAGATTGATGCCGGGTGGACAATTTAACTCGC includes:
- a CDS encoding (Fe-S)-binding protein codes for the protein MNQPLTLVESEIVKCIVSRCGACLSSCPVYSIKGLAPYSMRGRLTTIYGINKGLIKGTPFFRDTVASCTLCGLCELNCPPGINLIKVMEALRSESVKSLGLNPLHEKLIIHLRSKGHPYSNPALLNYYVENPESEVAYFPGCTTIFKLPHIMQRTTTLLRMMLGDRIAIVYGCCGGVAKRIGMMGDFNNIKQRIEDLISRTEIKELIVSCAGCYSTITKHYNLGKIKVKHVSVFLRGLSHISGLLPRTSNSREVAYHDPCHLGRHSNIYEEPRYVITNLAGMKLVEFKENREESMCCGGGGGLMSAFPELARQIALNKLKRLLKLNINRLVTTCPFCELNFKEAARSYNLNVEVLDIVETLP